The Claveliimonas bilis genome window below encodes:
- a CDS encoding CTP synthase, with translation MAVKYVFVTGGVVSGLGKGITAASLGRLLKARGYTVTMQKFDPYINIDPGTMNPVQHGEVFVTDDGAETDLDLGHYERFIDESLTKNSNVTTGKIYWSVLHKERRGDFGGGTVQVIPHITNEIKSRFYRNPAAKNTEIAIIEVGGTVGDIESQPFLEAIRQFQHERGRENVILIHVTLIPYLRASQEMKTKPTQASVKDLQGMGIWPDIIVCRSEYPLDQSIKDKIALFCNVPAEHVLQNLDVEYLYEAPLAMEKEHLAEVVCECLHLDCPQPDLKDWREMVDYLKSPNTDVTVALVGKYIQLHDAYISVVEALKHGGIFARATVNIKWIDSETVTDDNADELFGDVSGILVPGGFGSRGIDGKIAAIRYARTHQVPFLGLCLGMQLAIVEFARDVVGFHDAHSAELDPDTTHPVIHIMPDQVGVEDIGGTLRLGAYPCILDKTSKAYRLYQSEEIKERHRHRYEVNNDYREDLTSHGMKLSGLSPDGRIVEMVEIPEHPWFIATQAHPELKSRPNRPHPLFRGFVEAALAYQNSRKDNER, from the coding sequence ATGGCAGTAAAATACGTATTTGTTACAGGCGGTGTTGTTTCAGGACTGGGAAAAGGCATAACAGCTGCTTCTCTTGGAAGACTGCTGAAAGCCAGAGGATATACGGTGACAATGCAGAAATTCGATCCCTATATCAATATCGATCCGGGTACCATGAATCCTGTACAGCATGGAGAAGTGTTTGTCACAGACGACGGCGCCGAAACGGATTTGGATCTCGGACACTATGAACGTTTCATTGACGAAAGTCTTACCAAAAATTCCAATGTCACAACCGGAAAGATCTACTGGTCCGTACTCCACAAGGAGCGCCGTGGGGATTTCGGCGGAGGAACCGTTCAGGTTATCCCTCATATCACCAATGAGATCAAGAGCCGTTTCTATCGTAATCCTGCAGCAAAAAATACGGAAATTGCCATAATTGAAGTGGGAGGCACTGTCGGCGATATCGAAAGCCAGCCCTTCCTGGAAGCTATTCGGCAGTTTCAGCACGAAAGGGGCAGGGAAAATGTCATTTTGATCCATGTTACATTGATCCCCTACCTGCGGGCTTCCCAGGAAATGAAAACAAAACCTACCCAGGCAAGCGTCAAGGATCTTCAGGGTATGGGAATCTGGCCGGATATCATTGTCTGCCGTTCCGAATACCCTCTGGATCAATCCATCAAGGACAAGATCGCTTTGTTCTGTAATGTCCCTGCAGAGCATGTTCTTCAAAATTTGGATGTGGAATATCTGTACGAAGCGCCTCTTGCAATGGAAAAAGAGCATCTTGCCGAGGTTGTCTGCGAATGTCTCCATCTGGACTGCCCGCAGCCGGATCTGAAAGACTGGCGTGAAATGGTGGACTACCTGAAAAGCCCCAACACCGATGTTACAGTGGCTCTGGTAGGCAAATATATCCAGCTCCACGATGCATACATCAGTGTGGTGGAAGCCTTGAAACACGGCGGCATTTTTGCCCGCGCCACCGTCAACATCAAATGGATCGACTCTGAAACAGTGACAGATGACAATGCAGACGAGCTGTTTGGAGATGTCAGCGGCATTCTTGTACCGGGAGGATTTGGCAGCCGCGGGATCGACGGGAAGATTGCTGCCATCCGCTATGCAAGAACCCATCAGGTTCCGTTCCTTGGTCTCTGCCTTGGCATGCAGCTTGCTATCGTTGAATTTGCGCGGGATGTTGTCGGTTTCCACGATGCCCACAGTGCTGAACTGGATCCCGATACCACCCATCCTGTCATCCATATCATGCCTGACCAGGTAGGTGTGGAAGATATTGGAGGAACTCTCCGCCTCGGCGCATATCCCTGTATCCTGGATAAAACTTCCAAGGCATACAGACTTTATCAGAGTGAAGAAATAAAAGAGCGGCACCGGCACCGCTACGAAGTCAACAACGACTACCGGGAGGATCTCACCAGTCATGGCATGAAGCTCTCCGGCCTCTCCCCTGACGGACGGATCGTAGAGATGGTAGAGATTCCGGAACATCCCTGGTTCATCGCAACACAGGCCCATCCTGAACTGAAATCCCGTCCCAACCGTCCGCATCCTCTTTTCCGCGGATTTGTAGAGGCAGCTTTGGCATATCAGAACAGCCGCAAAGATAACGAAAGATAA